One part of the Drosophila teissieri strain GT53w chromosome 3R, Prin_Dtei_1.1, whole genome shotgun sequence genome encodes these proteins:
- the LOC122621331 gene encoding probable protein S-acyltransferase 16 isoform X2 — translation MCIVNDWCREYANLYPKKAVSIGHPVSVIFLLVGTAFFFTLQVFYVAPDVHDGFMYKFYVISAIFTTYNILANLLACHRTSSAVKSLPKERQVPEPGKEHLWHYCDICHKLMPPRSWHCALCKCCILKRDHHCIFAATCIGHNNHRYFFWFTFYLAFGIFISMLTLFCDLARSVYLLHRMKSGFGNTVITLSYLRSLSSIQPTIKFPVAFMIWASERTANLLWVSGDSGLLYLPR, via the exons ATGTGTATCGTAAATGATTGGTGCCGCGAATATGCCAATCTGTATCCCAAGAAGGCCGTGAGCATAGGACATCCTGTGTCGGTGATTTTTTTACTGGTGGGCACGGCTTTTTTCTTCACGCTGCAGGTCTTTTATGTGGCGCCCGATGTTCACGATGGTTTTATGTACAAGTTCTATGTGATATCTGCGATTTTTACCACATACAATATTCTGGCCAACTTGCTGGCCTGCCACCGCACAAGCTCGGCAGTGAAAAGTCTGCCCAAGGAGCGGCAAGTTCCGGAACCGGGAAAGGAGCACCTGTGGCACTATTGCGATATCTGCCACAAACTGATGCCACCCAGATCCTGGCACTGTGCACTGTGCAAGTGCTGCATTCTGAAGCGCGACCACCACTGCATTTTTGCAGCCACTTGCATTGGACACAATAATCACAGATATTTCTTCTGGTTTACGTTCTATTTGGCATTTGGAATTTTCATAAGCATGCTCACCCTATTTTGTGATTTGGCTAGGAGCGTTTATCTTTTGCACAGAATGAAGTCTGGTTTCGGTAATACAGTAATCACGTTGAGTTACCTGCG ATCCTTAAGTTCAATTCAACCTACTATCAAATTTCCAGTCGCCTTCATGATCTGGGCTTCCGAAAGAACTGCCAACTTATTATGGGTCAGCGGGGACTCTGGACTTTTATATCTCCCTCGCTGA
- the LOC122621440 gene encoding probable palmitoyltransferase ZDHHC24: MLRFRVTLRSACAWARRMCFRAEEVFHRYFHLHRLKVVGLLHPFSVIFLLCLIGSMFVYELCYVLPAITDPHGIWHKLSWFMGIYTVLNILGNWCLGFMSNTSVGALLLERQHPVVDEAHLWHYCTTCQKLVPPRSWHCRLCNICILKRDHHCTFFANCIGHKNQRYFLAFLFHLSFGSGQALVYNGILNWQNQAFMVSDPLLLISRDQTKDDDFNWKYTIASLFKLNLFLFVVPVAMFVFQMVMVHRNSTCYMILDRSYDVGWRRNIEMVLGKRRFWIFFSPTIASPLPTDGTQWRQNQIV; this comes from the coding sequence ATGCTTCGATTTCGAGTTACACTAAGATCTGCTTGCGCCTGGGCAAGAAGAATGTGTTTTCGAGCCGAGGAAGTGTTTCATCGCTACTTTCATCTGCATCGCCTCAAAGTTGTCGGTCTACTTCACCCTTTTTCGGTAATATTTTTACTTTGTCTGATTGGATCCATGTTTGTATACGAATTATGCTACGTTCTGCCGGCAATAACCGATCCCCATGGGATATGGCACAAATTAAGCTGGTTTATGGGAATTTACACAGTGCTTAATATCTTGGGCAACTGGTGCCTGGGCTTTATGAGCAATACTTCAGTTGGGGCCTTGCTTCTGGAGAGACAGCATCCTGTGGTGGATGAGGCTCACCTGTGGCACTACTGCACCACCTGCCAAAAGTTGGTGCCACCGAGGTCCTGGCACTGCAGATTGTGCAACATCTGCATTCTGAAGCGCGATCACCACTGCACCTTCTTCGCAAACTGCATTGGCCATAAGAATCAGAGGTATTTCCTCGCCTTCTTGTTTCACCTGAGTTTTGGCAGCGGACAGGCGCTCGTCTACAATGGCATTTTGAACTGGCAAAACCAAGCCTTTATGGTCTCCGATCCACTGTTGCTAATATCCCGAGATCAAACAAAAGATGATGATTTCAACTGGAAGTACACCATCGCCAGCCTCTTCAAACtgaatttgtttctttttgtggTGCCCGTCGCTATGTTCGTCTTTCAAATGGTAATGGTCCATCGCAACAGTACTTGCTACATGATACTCGATCGCAGCTATGATGTTGGTTGGAGGAGAAATATCGAAATGGTGCTGGGAAAACGGCGTTTCTGGATTTTTTTCTCGCCAACGATCGCCAGTCCTCTTCCTACCGATGGCACACAGTGGCGCCAAAATCAGATAGTGTAA
- the LOC122621330 gene encoding probable palmitoyltransferase ZDHHC24: protein MCYVNRVCQYFANRCPKRFVQIVHPLAAIFVFSCTAFFFSLQMFYIAPKVFGDLTYKLYWILFTFITHNILGNMMACYVTSSSVNTLSKDSRSPAPEEEHLWHKCEVCKQLSPPRSWHCVLCNTCTLRRDHHCIFVGNCIGHNNQRYFFWFTFYSTLGLLISFATLCMYVLQNGGHFKRLSFLIVDLISQIFSQQYSGNNFETLALLLNISTSYMPGFMLAYQMQILSQNSSYYKIFDCTYDLGFRKNCQSIMGQRGLWTFVSPLLKSPLPHDGARWQMKKSH from the coding sequence ATGTGCTACGTAAACCGTGTTTGTCAATATTTTGCCAATCGCTGCCCGAAGAGATTTGTGCAGATAGTCCACCCTCTTGCGGCAATCTTTGTCTTCAGCTGCACTGCGTTCTTCTTCTCCCTGCAGATGTTTTACATTGCGCCCAAAGTGTTTGGCGATTTAACCTACAAGCTCTACTGGATATTATTCACCTTCATAACGCACAACATCCTGGGCAACATGATGGCCTGCTATGTGACCAGCTCGTCGGTGAACACATTGTCCAAGGATTCCCGATCCCCAGCTCCAGAGGAGGAGCACCTGTGGCACAAGTGCGAAGTCTGTAAGCAATTGAGCCCGCCACGATCGTGGCACTGTGTTCTGTGCAACACCTGCACTTTGAGGCGCGACCACCACTGCATATTCGTTGGCAACTGTATTGGACACAATAATCAGCGATATTTCTTCTGGTTCACATTTTATTCAACGCTCGGCCTACTCATAAGCTTTGCTACcctttgtatgtatgtgctgcAGAATGGCGGTCACTTCAAGAGGCTCTCGTTTTTGATTGTGGACTTAATAAGTCAGATCTTTTCCCAACAGTATAGTGGCAATAATTTTGAGACCCTAGCCCTCCTCCTTAATATAAGCACCAGCTATATGCCTGGCTTTATGTTGGCATATCAAATGCAGATTTTAAGCCAAAACTCGTCGTACTACAAAATCTTCGATTGCACCTACGATCTGGGTTTCCGTAAGAACTGCCAGTCTATCATGGGCCAACGAGGACTCTGGACTTTTGTATCGCCCTTGTTGAAGAGTCCTTTGCCTCACGACGGTGCACGTTGGCAGATGAAGAAGTCGCACTAA
- the LOC122621331 gene encoding probable palmitoyltransferase ZDHHC24 isoform X1 encodes MCIVNDWCREYANLYPKKAVSIGHPVSVIFLLVGTAFFFTLQVFYVAPDVHDGFMYKFYVISAIFTTYNILANLLACHRTSSAVKSLPKERQVPEPGKEHLWHYCDICHKLMPPRSWHCALCKCCILKRDHHCIFAATCIGHNNHRYFFWFTFYLAFGIFISMLTLFCDLARSVYLLHRMKSGFGNTVITLSYLRYVFLILNIFALGFPALMLRFQVQILKFNSTYYQISSRLHDLGFRKNCQLIMGQRGLWTFISPSLKSPLLHDGTHWQNKQCF; translated from the coding sequence ATGTGTATCGTAAATGATTGGTGCCGCGAATATGCCAATCTGTATCCCAAGAAGGCCGTGAGCATAGGACATCCTGTGTCGGTGATTTTTTTACTGGTGGGCACGGCTTTTTTCTTCACGCTGCAGGTCTTTTATGTGGCGCCCGATGTTCACGATGGTTTTATGTACAAGTTCTATGTGATATCTGCGATTTTTACCACATACAATATTCTGGCCAACTTGCTGGCCTGCCACCGCACAAGCTCGGCAGTGAAAAGTCTGCCCAAGGAGCGGCAAGTTCCGGAACCGGGAAAGGAGCACCTGTGGCACTATTGCGATATCTGCCACAAACTGATGCCACCCAGATCCTGGCACTGTGCACTGTGCAAGTGCTGCATTCTGAAGCGCGACCACCACTGCATTTTTGCAGCCACTTGCATTGGACACAATAATCACAGATATTTCTTCTGGTTTACGTTCTATTTGGCATTTGGAATTTTCATAAGCATGCTCACCCTATTTTGTGATTTGGCTAGGAGCGTTTATCTTTTGCACAGAATGAAGTCTGGTTTCGGTAATACAGTAATCACGTTGAGTTACCTGCGGTACGTGTTCTTGATTCTCAATATATTTGCACTCGGATTTCCTGCCCTCATGTTGCGCTTTCAAGTGCAGATCCTTAAGTTCAATTCAACCTACTATCAAATTTCCAGTCGCCTTCATGATCTGGGCTTCCGAAAGAACTGCCAACTTATTATGGGTCAGCGGGGACTCTGGACTTTTATATCTCCCTCGCTGAAGAGTCCTTTGCTGCACGACGGAACCCACTGGCAAAATAAGCAATGCTtctaa